A stretch of the Coprobacillus cateniformis genome encodes the following:
- a CDS encoding helix-turn-helix transcriptional regulator, whose translation MRLIFDEEYEDVDSSIRDYDDNKYCLFIDSAGSNEAPSTIEVHWHEWLEIVHIIDGHMTTITPSGSFEVGPGDVIVIGMQSLHKMIGNAGHFRLQCLHINNGFIIQHMPSTLLLDKVFMIKDYNGFIDLFSQVIAKMNHDDIISQLEYKASLLSLLAHCLQESHYDPTSYHHENNDIFSRILFFVSTHYREDISLQYLSNHFGYTTQHISLMFKRYSNTNYYTYLTKLRLDRAKFLLMTSSKRIIDIAFECGFSSEHALINHFKKWYAMTPSQYRKQQHS comes from the coding sequence ATGAGATTGATTTTCGATGAAGAATATGAAGATGTTGATAGTAGTATTAGAGATTATGATGATAATAAATATTGTTTGTTTATAGATTCAGCAGGAAGTAATGAAGCACCTTCCACTATAGAAGTTCATTGGCATGAATGGCTGGAAATTGTTCACATTATTGATGGACATATGACAACTATTACACCATCTGGTTCATTTGAGGTTGGACCAGGTGATGTGATTGTCATTGGTATGCAGTCACTTCATAAAATGATTGGAAATGCAGGTCATTTTCGTCTCCAATGTTTGCATATTAATAATGGTTTTATTATACAGCACATGCCTTCTACATTATTGCTTGATAAAGTATTTATGATTAAAGATTATAATGGTTTTATAGACTTGTTTTCACAAGTTATTGCTAAAATGAATCATGATGATATTATCTCCCAATTAGAATATAAAGCGTCCCTTCTTTCCTTGTTGGCTCATTGTCTTCAGGAAAGTCATTATGATCCTACATCCTATCATCATGAAAATAATGATATTTTTTCAAGAATTCTTTTCTTTGTCAGTACTCATTATCGTGAAGATATATCTTTACAGTATTTATCGAATCATTTTGGTTATACAACTCAGCATATTTCATTGATGTTTAAGCGTTATTCAAATACAAACTATTATACCTATTTAACAAAGCTTCGTTTAGATAGAGCAAAGTTTTTATTAATGACATCATCAAAACGTATTATTGATATAGCTTTTGAATGTGGTTTTTCTAGTGAACATGCTTTGATTAATCATTTTAAAAAATGGTATGCAATGACGCCCTCACAATATCGTAAACAGCAACATTCATAA
- a CDS encoding ROK family protein: MEKKVLVIDVGGTFIKYGLIDEECQLTKTSKIKTPYESQEHFFKTLQNIYLSYRNENIQGIAMSVPGKIDIEKGVMLTSGALVYLEGLELAEKLSALCDHLPVSVENDGKAAALCESWVGQAKDCQSCVVFIFGSGVGGGIVMNHQVLRGLDLIAGEFSPVFVDLHQGNYQSFAGEYSTLAVVKKIQNMKEDENIDGEQMMQLYRQQDEEVVVVLEDWFDAIAKFCYNIDCIMNPECFCIGGGISQDPLFVEKIQEKIDEIFTKAYLFRKPQVKTCQYHNDSNLIGAYYTYCQLFQKGGEKL, encoded by the coding sequence ATGGAAAAGAAAGTACTAGTGATTGATGTAGGTGGAACTTTTATCAAATATGGTTTGATTGATGAAGAATGTCAGTTAACAAAGACATCTAAAATCAAAACACCTTATGAATCTCAAGAACATTTTTTTAAGACATTACAAAATATTTATTTATCATATAGAAATGAAAATATCCAGGGAATTGCGATGAGTGTACCTGGAAAAATAGATATTGAAAAAGGTGTGATGTTAACAAGTGGAGCACTTGTTTATTTGGAAGGTTTAGAACTTGCTGAAAAACTTTCAGCATTATGTGATCATTTACCTGTATCGGTTGAAAATGATGGCAAAGCAGCGGCTTTGTGTGAATCATGGGTTGGACAAGCTAAAGATTGTCAAAGTTGTGTCGTTTTTATTTTTGGCTCAGGAGTTGGGGGTGGTATCGTTATGAACCATCAGGTTTTACGTGGATTGGATTTGATTGCCGGTGAATTTAGTCCTGTTTTTGTAGATTTGCATCAAGGAAATTATCAAAGCTTTGCTGGTGAGTATTCAACTTTAGCAGTTGTAAAAAAGATACAAAACATGAAAGAAGATGAAAATATTGATGGTGAACAAATGATGCAGCTTTATCGTCAGCAGGATGAAGAAGTTGTTGTTGTGTTAGAGGATTGGTTTGATGCTATAGCAAAATTTTGTTATAACATTGATTGTATCATGAATCCTGAATGTTTTTGTATTGGAGGAGGAATCAGCCAAGACCCATTGTTTGTAGAAAAAATTCAGGAAAAGATTGATGAAATCTTTACAAAGGCTTATCTGTTTAGAAAGCCTCAAGTGAAAACTTGTCAATATCATAATGATTCTAATTTAATTGGAGCTTATTATACATATTGTCAATTATTTCAAAAAGGTGGTGAAAAACTATGA
- a CDS encoding ChbG/HpnK family deacetylase, whose product MKMIFRGDDLGISEGVNYGLLKSIQDGALSCVGIMPNMESARHGYQLIKDIDICLGQHTNICLGKPISNPALIPSLVNDNGEFYSSHDINHRQEDIIDILECELEIEAQLKRFIEITGKKPEYFEGHAVFSKNYLQALENVAKRHHLFYDNPMDPNWQKQHHIYSLDFFSFDEKGLYDPYTYFESQLANIQKNECSIVVFHPGFLDQYILERSSYTLIRPMECEFLCSQWLKDWLEKYHIQVVNFRDYQKGL is encoded by the coding sequence ATGAAAATGATTTTTCGTGGTGATGATTTAGGTATAAGTGAGGGAGTAAATTATGGTCTATTAAAATCTATTCAGGATGGAGCATTGAGCTGTGTAGGAATAATGCCTAATATGGAAAGTGCCAGACATGGTTATCAATTGATAAAGGATATTGATATTTGCCTGGGACAACATACAAATATCTGTTTAGGAAAACCAATCAGTAATCCTGCCCTCATTCCATCTTTGGTTAATGATAATGGTGAATTTTATTCGAGTCATGATATCAATCATCGACAAGAGGATATAATTGATATTTTGGAATGTGAATTAGAGATTGAAGCCCAACTCAAAAGATTTATAGAGATAACTGGAAAGAAACCAGAATATTTTGAAGGACATGCTGTTTTTTCTAAAAACTATTTACAGGCCTTAGAAAATGTTGCGAAAAGACATCATCTTTTTTATGATAATCCTATGGATCCAAACTGGCAAAAGCAGCATCATATTTATTCTTTAGATTTCTTTTCGTTTGATGAAAAAGGTCTTTATGATCCATACACATATTTTGAAAGTCAACTAGCGAATATTCAAAAGAATGAATGTAGTATTGTTGTATTTCATCCTGGTTTTTTAGATCAATATATTTTAGAGCGTTCTTCTTATACCTTGATTAGACCCATGGAATGTGAGTTTTTATGTAGTCAATGGTTAAAAGATTGGTTGGAAAAATATCATATTCAGGTTGTTAATTTTCGTGATTATCAAAAGGGGCTGTAA